A single Xylanimonas cellulosilytica DSM 15894 DNA region contains:
- a CDS encoding bifunctional proline dehydrogenase/L-glutamate gamma-semialdehyde dehydrogenase, translating to MSTDPRGAATPAPAIREGEGTTPAQSAQPVPSAKPAPSAQSAPATRSTLSALVDDAVALAARWRTAASHGVGRRATADAERLARLVADPAGLELAVGFVDDVARPQDVHVAAKALAHLGERAGQASFLGVVDRSLLRLGGRLAPLLPAVVVPAARLRLRQLVGHLVADAGPGLGKHLARTRAAGFALNVNLLGEAVLGEDEARARLARTIALVQRPDVDYVSVKVSSVAAQLVTWDLAGSTARVVERLLPLYRAARDHGVFVNLDMEEYRDLALTTAVFQEVLGREELRGLEAGIVLQGYLPDALGALDELTRFATARVEAGGARIKVRLVKGANLAMEQVEAELHGWEQAPYGSKPEVDANYLRVLDAALTPSRTAAVRVGVASHNLYDLALAVLAARARGVAEALDLEMLQGMAPGEARAVRDEVSRHGGRVVLYTPVVRAQDFDVAISYLVRRLEENAAPQNFLHAALAPSSGDAMAAQEAAFRASVAAATPYTPDDVAPRRRSRRHVHVPHELSDRAESLGLPPSDNAAEPAATSELSDARKPSAVRGSDRAEFANAVDTDPAVAAHREWARRVVDPAGYVPVRATPVDTTAAIDDAVARAVTAQRRWGAVPAVARAQALEAVAVRLEERRTDLVAAMVHEAGKTVAEADPEVSEAVDFARYYARSARALDHVPGATFTPDGVTLVTPPWNFPVAIPVGGVLAALAAGSAVLAKPASPTPRCLEVAVEAIHAGLADAAATMVSAGAGAGAGAGAGADGAAAVLADAFDPADVLQFLRVSDRDVARHLVTHDDVARVILTGSIETAELFAAWKPERPVLAETSGKNAIVITPSADLDLAVADLVRSAFGHAGQKCSAASLAILVGPVGDPATPTGERFRRQLVDAVRSLCVGPATDLATVMGPLTEPAAGKLLRALTTLEPEETWLVRPRNLDAAAAAAGLDPARLWTPGLREGVAPGSFFHLTEVFGPVLGLMTAATLDEAIALQNQVAFGLTAGLHSLDDDEIATWCDRVEAGNLYVNRHITGAIVRRQPFGGWKASSVGPGAKAGGPHYVAQLGSWSDDGVPSRAADPAAWLAWAQADDARAWADLGVGHDPSGLRSEENTFRMRPVDRVTVRVGDGALPVEVARVVAAARCVGVPVVVVPEVDAGWGVPVETTASHEEFAASVASGQVSGRIRVVGSSPGLRAAASPHPSTTTVLDHPVTASGERELLTFLREQAVSRTRHRYGHIHR from the coding sequence GAGCACCGACCCCCGCGGCGCCGCCACCCCGGCGCCTGCGATCCGAGAGGGCGAGGGCACCACCCCTGCCCAGTCCGCCCAGCCCGTCCCATCCGCCAAGCCCGCCCCATCCGCTCAGTCCGCCCCAGCCACACGGTCCACCCTGTCCGCCCTCGTCGACGACGCCGTCGCCCTCGCCGCGAGGTGGCGCACCGCCGCGTCCCACGGCGTCGGCCGCCGCGCCACCGCCGACGCCGAACGCCTGGCCCGCCTCGTCGCCGACCCGGCGGGCCTGGAGCTTGCTGTCGGTTTCGTCGACGACGTCGCCCGGCCCCAGGACGTCCACGTGGCCGCTAAGGCCTTGGCCCACCTGGGCGAACGCGCCGGGCAGGCGAGCTTCCTCGGCGTCGTCGACCGGTCGCTGCTGCGGCTCGGCGGTCGCCTCGCCCCGCTCCTGCCCGCCGTCGTCGTGCCCGCCGCACGCCTGCGGCTGCGGCAGCTCGTGGGGCACCTCGTCGCGGACGCCGGACCCGGCCTCGGCAAGCACCTCGCCCGCACGCGGGCGGCGGGCTTCGCGCTCAACGTCAACCTGCTCGGCGAGGCCGTGCTGGGCGAGGACGAGGCTCGCGCCCGGCTGGCCCGCACCATCGCGCTCGTGCAGCGGCCCGACGTCGACTACGTCTCGGTCAAGGTGTCCTCCGTCGCGGCGCAGCTCGTGACCTGGGACCTGGCCGGGTCGACGGCCCGCGTCGTCGAACGCCTGCTGCCGCTGTACCGGGCGGCGCGCGACCACGGCGTGTTCGTCAACCTCGACATGGAGGAATACCGCGACCTCGCCCTGACGACGGCGGTGTTCCAAGAGGTCCTCGGCCGCGAGGAGCTGCGCGGGCTGGAGGCCGGCATCGTGCTGCAGGGCTACCTCCCGGACGCGCTCGGCGCGCTCGACGAGCTCACCCGCTTCGCCACTGCCCGCGTCGAGGCCGGTGGGGCGCGCATCAAGGTGCGCCTGGTCAAGGGCGCCAACCTCGCGATGGAGCAGGTCGAGGCCGAGCTGCACGGCTGGGAGCAGGCGCCCTACGGGTCCAAGCCCGAGGTCGACGCGAACTACCTGCGCGTGCTCGACGCCGCCCTGACGCCGTCGCGCACCGCCGCCGTACGCGTGGGTGTGGCGTCGCACAACCTGTACGACCTGGCCCTCGCGGTGCTCGCCGCCCGCGCCCGCGGCGTCGCCGAGGCGCTGGACCTGGAGATGCTGCAGGGCATGGCGCCCGGCGAGGCGCGCGCCGTCCGCGACGAAGTCTCCCGGCACGGCGGCCGCGTCGTGCTCTACACCCCCGTGGTCCGTGCGCAGGACTTCGACGTCGCCATCAGCTACCTGGTGCGCCGCCTCGAGGAGAACGCCGCACCGCAGAACTTCCTGCACGCGGCGCTCGCGCCGTCCTCCGGTGACGCGATGGCCGCCCAGGAGGCCGCGTTCCGCGCGTCGGTCGCGGCCGCGACCCCGTACACGCCCGACGACGTCGCCCCCCGCCGCCGCTCGCGCCGTCACGTCCACGTCCCCCACGAGCTGTCAGACCGTGCCGAGTCCCTGGGCTTGCCACCCTCTGACAACGCTGCGGAGCCCGCGGCCACCAGCGAGTTGTCGGACGCACGCAAGCCCTCAGCCGTGCGTGGATCTGACAGGGCCGAGTTCGCCAACGCGGTCGACACCGACCCCGCTGTCGCCGCCCACCGGGAGTGGGCACGCCGCGTCGTCGACCCCGCCGGCTACGTGCCCGTGCGGGCCACGCCCGTGGACACCACCGCCGCGATCGACGACGCCGTCGCCCGCGCCGTGACAGCCCAGCGCCGCTGGGGCGCCGTGCCCGCCGTCGCCCGCGCGCAGGCACTGGAGGCGGTCGCCGTCCGGCTCGAGGAACGCCGCACCGACCTCGTCGCCGCCATGGTGCACGAGGCCGGAAAGACCGTCGCCGAGGCCGACCCCGAGGTCAGCGAGGCCGTCGACTTCGCCCGCTACTACGCGCGCTCCGCCCGCGCCCTCGACCACGTCCCCGGCGCCACCTTCACGCCCGACGGCGTCACCCTCGTCACCCCGCCCTGGAACTTCCCCGTCGCCATCCCCGTGGGCGGCGTGCTCGCGGCGCTCGCGGCCGGGTCCGCGGTGCTCGCCAAGCCGGCCTCGCCCACCCCGCGCTGCCTGGAGGTCGCCGTCGAGGCGATCCATGCGGGCCTCGCCGACGCCGCGGCAACGATGGTGTCCGCCGGTGCCGGTGCCGGTGCCGGTGCGGGTGCGGGTGCCGACGGCGCCGCGGCCGTCCTCGCCGACGCCTTCGATCCTGCCGACGTCCTCCAGTTCCTCCGGGTGAGCGACCGTGACGTCGCCCGCCACCTGGTCACGCACGACGACGTCGCCCGCGTCATCCTCACCGGCTCGATCGAGACGGCGGAGCTGTTCGCCGCGTGGAAGCCCGAGCGCCCGGTGCTGGCCGAGACGAGCGGCAAGAACGCGATCGTCATCACGCCGTCGGCGGACCTCGACCTGGCCGTCGCCGACCTGGTGCGCAGCGCGTTCGGCCACGCGGGGCAGAAGTGCTCGGCCGCGTCGCTGGCGATCCTCGTCGGCCCGGTGGGCGACCCGGCCACGCCGACCGGTGAGCGGTTCCGCCGCCAGCTCGTCGACGCCGTCCGCTCGCTGTGCGTCGGCCCCGCCACCGACCTCGCCACCGTCATGGGCCCGCTGACCGAGCCCGCCGCAGGCAAGCTCCTGCGCGCGCTCACCACGCTGGAGCCGGAGGAGACCTGGTTGGTGCGCCCCCGCAACCTCGACGCCGCGGCCGCCGCCGCGGGCCTGGACCCGGCCCGCCTGTGGACCCCCGGCCTGCGCGAGGGCGTCGCCCCCGGCTCGTTCTTCCACCTCACCGAGGTGTTCGGCCCGGTGCTCGGCCTCATGACCGCCGCCACGCTCGACGAGGCGATCGCGCTGCAGAACCAGGTCGCGTTCGGCCTCACCGCGGGCCTGCACTCGCTCGACGACGACGAGATCGCCACGTGGTGCGACCGCGTCGAGGCGGGCAACCTCTACGTCAACCGCCACATCACGGGCGCGATCGTGCGCCGCCAGCCGTTCGGCGGCTGGAAGGCGTCGAGCGTCGGCCCGGGCGCCAAGGCCGGCGGCCCGCACTACGTCGCCCAGCTCGGGTCCTGGTCCGACGACGGCGTCCCGTCGCGTGCCGCCGACCCCGCCGCGTGGCTCGCGTGGGCCCAGGCCGACGACGCCCGCGCGTGGGCGGACCTCGGCGTCGGGCACGATCCGTCAGGGCTGCGGTCCGAGGAGAACACGTTCCGGATGCGGCCCGTCGACCGGGTCACCGTCCGGGTGGGCGACGGCGCGCTGCCCGTCGAGGTGGCCCGCGTCGTCGCCGCCGCGCGGTGCGTCGGCGTGCCCGTCGTCGTCGTGCCGGAGGTGGACGCGGGCTGGGGCGTGCCTGTCGAGACCACGGCGAGCCACGAGGAGTTCGCCGCATCCGTGGCGTCGGGCCAGGTCAGCGGCCGCATCCGCGTCGTCGGATCGTCGCCGGGCCTGCGCGCCGCAGCGTCGCCGCACCCGAGCACGACGACGGTGCTCGACCACCCGGTGACGGCATCGGGCGAACGCGAGCTCCTGACCTTCCTGCGCGAGCAGGCGGTGAGCCGCACCCGCCACCGCTACGGCCACATCCACCGCTGA